One Salmo trutta chromosome 24, fSalTru1.1, whole genome shotgun sequence genomic region harbors:
- the LOC115161422 gene encoding nucleoporin NUP35 isoform X1 encodes MDSKAIIERHPPLSSLLCQKGNIERLPGTLAKQTRPGFDKSTREGTEPMTLGSPTSPKPGPGAQFLPGFLMGDLPAPITPQPRSFGVMDMRSPLQTGGSPPQPVVPTPKDKSGAPPVRSIYDDLSCPAVGMSPMGAHKQPFSMMHTPLSGYMAVTPGTASSLFSPATIGQQAKSTMSPAQVDPFFTQGDALSSEDHLDDTWITVFGFPPASASYILLQFAQYGNIMKHVMSNTGNWMHIQYQSRLQARKALSKDGKIFGEAIMIGVKSCIDKNVMESSDRGSTTSGSVFTPPVRNGTPSHHVSTPRSSMRPLSAAYKASSSDYQVVADEHTPRKDDSLVSKAMEYMFGW; translated from the exons ATGGATTCCAAGGCCATCATTGAGAgacatcctcccctcagcagcctcctgtgccaGAAGGGCAACATCGAGAGACTTCCAGGAACACTTGCCAAACAGACCAGGCCCGGGTTTGACAAATCAACGAGAGAAG GCACGGAACCAATGACTCTGGGTTCCCCGACATCACCCAAGCCCGGACCGGGTGCCCAGTTTCTCCCCGGGTTTTTGATGGGGGATCTGCCAGCACCTATCACACCCCAGCCTCGGTCATTTGGAGTCATGGATATGAGATCACCACTTCAAACAG gtgGCTCTCCCCCTCAACCTGTGGTTCCGACACCCAAAGACAAGAGTGGGGCCCCTCCAGTCAGGAGTATCTATGATGACCTCTCCTGTCCTGCTGTCGGGATGTCCCCTATGGGTGCACATAAACAG CCCTTCTCAATGATGCACACCCCACTGTCTGGCTATATGGCAGTTACACCAGGAACAG CGTCCAGTCTATTTAGTCCTGCTACCATCGGGCAGCAGGCGAAGTCAACAATGTCTCCAGCACAAGTAGACCCTTTCTTCACTCAGGGAGATGCACTGTCTTCTGAAGACCATCTAGATGATACTTGGATCACTGTATTTGG GTTCCCTCCTGCCTCTGCATCTTATATTCTGTTGCAGTTCGCCCAGTATGGAAACATAATGAAACACGTG ATGTCCAACACTGGTAACTGGATGCACATTCAATATCAGTCTAGACTCCAAGCAAGAAAAGCTCTAAGTAAAGATGGGAAGATTTTTGGCGAAGCTATAATGATTGGTGTTAAATCATGCATTGATAAG AATGTGATGGAGAGCTCAGACCGAGGCTCTACCACCTCTGGCTCAGTATTTACTCCTCCTGTCAGAAATGGAACCCCCAGCCACCATGTCTCTACACCTCGCTCCTCAATGAGGCCCCTCAGTGCAGCCTACAAGGCCTCCAGCAGTGACTACCAG GTGGTGGCAGACGAACATACCCCGAGGAAAGACGACAGTTTGGTTTCTAAAGCGATGGAGTACATGTTCGGCTGGTGA
- the LOC115161422 gene encoding nucleoporin NUP35 isoform X2 gives MEFQGTEPMTLGSPTSPKPGPGAQFLPGFLMGDLPAPITPQPRSFGVMDMRSPLQTGGSPPQPVVPTPKDKSGAPPVRSIYDDLSCPAVGMSPMGAHKQPFSMMHTPLSGYMAVTPGTASSLFSPATIGQQAKSTMSPAQVDPFFTQGDALSSEDHLDDTWITVFGFPPASASYILLQFAQYGNIMKHVMSNTGNWMHIQYQSRLQARKALSKDGKIFGEAIMIGVKSCIDKNVMESSDRGSTTSGSVFTPPVRNGTPSHHVSTPRSSMRPLSAAYKASSSDYQVVADEHTPRKDDSLVSKAMEYMFGW, from the exons ATGGAATTTCAAG GCACGGAACCAATGACTCTGGGTTCCCCGACATCACCCAAGCCCGGACCGGGTGCCCAGTTTCTCCCCGGGTTTTTGATGGGGGATCTGCCAGCACCTATCACACCCCAGCCTCGGTCATTTGGAGTCATGGATATGAGATCACCACTTCAAACAG gtgGCTCTCCCCCTCAACCTGTGGTTCCGACACCCAAAGACAAGAGTGGGGCCCCTCCAGTCAGGAGTATCTATGATGACCTCTCCTGTCCTGCTGTCGGGATGTCCCCTATGGGTGCACATAAACAG CCCTTCTCAATGATGCACACCCCACTGTCTGGCTATATGGCAGTTACACCAGGAACAG CGTCCAGTCTATTTAGTCCTGCTACCATCGGGCAGCAGGCGAAGTCAACAATGTCTCCAGCACAAGTAGACCCTTTCTTCACTCAGGGAGATGCACTGTCTTCTGAAGACCATCTAGATGATACTTGGATCACTGTATTTGG GTTCCCTCCTGCCTCTGCATCTTATATTCTGTTGCAGTTCGCCCAGTATGGAAACATAATGAAACACGTG ATGTCCAACACTGGTAACTGGATGCACATTCAATATCAGTCTAGACTCCAAGCAAGAAAAGCTCTAAGTAAAGATGGGAAGATTTTTGGCGAAGCTATAATGATTGGTGTTAAATCATGCATTGATAAG AATGTGATGGAGAGCTCAGACCGAGGCTCTACCACCTCTGGCTCAGTATTTACTCCTCCTGTCAGAAATGGAACCCCCAGCCACCATGTCTCTACACCTCGCTCCTCAATGAGGCCCCTCAGTGCAGCCTACAAGGCCTCCAGCAGTGACTACCAG GTGGTGGCAGACGAACATACCCCGAGGAAAGACGACAGTTTGGTTTCTAAAGCGATGGAGTACATGTTCGGCTGGTGA